From Rutidosis leptorrhynchoides isolate AG116_Rl617_1_P2 chromosome 3, CSIRO_AGI_Rlap_v1, whole genome shotgun sequence, a single genomic window includes:
- the LOC139896810 gene encoding NDR1/HIN1-like protein 1: MSVKECTHHKNKKAKLLRKLCACFLILAFIVLLIFLITWAILQPKKPKFTLQDATIYSFNVSAPILLSSNFQVTVSSHNPNSRIGIYYDKLDTFATYRSQQITYFTGIQPVYQGHHDTNVWSPFVYGTNVPVAPYNGASLSQDQSNGAISILIKMNGRVRWRVGRFISGRYHIHVTCPAYIPFGNKQNSMIPGIVVGAGIKYQLSVRCSVNV; this comes from the coding sequence ATGTCCGTCAAAGAATGCACCCATCACAAAAACAAAAAAGCAAAACTTCTCCGAAAACTATGCGCCTGTTTCCTAATCCTCGCCTTCATCGTACTCCTAATTTTCCTAATCACATGGGCAATCCTACAGCCCAAAAAACCAAAATTCACGTTACAAGACGCCACAATTTACTCCTTCAACGTATCAGCCCCAATTCTGTTATCATCCAATTTTCAAGTCACAGTTTCGTCCCATAACCCTAACTCTCGAATTGGTATTTACTACGATAAACTCGACACGTTTGCTACTTACCGTAGCCAACAAATCACATACTTCACTGGAATTCAACCTGTGTACCAAGGACATCATGACACAAATGTTTGGTCACCTTTTGTGTACGGTACAAATGTTCCTGTGGCTCCGTACAACGGGGCGTCATTATCACAAGATCAATCCAACGGTGCGATATCGATTTTGATTAAAATGAATGGACGGGTGAGATGGAGAGTTGGGAGGTTTATCTCCGGAAGGTATCATATTCATGTGACGTGTCCTGCTTATATTCCGTTTGGGAATAAACAGAATTCTATGATTCCCGGGATTGTTGTTGGTGCTGGGATTAAGTACCAGTTATCTGTAAGATGTAGTGTTAACGTGTGA